Proteins co-encoded in one Bubalus bubalis isolate 160015118507 breed Murrah chromosome 7, NDDB_SH_1, whole genome shotgun sequence genomic window:
- the LOC123465980 gene encoding uncharacterized protein LOC123465980 yields the protein MKQIKMNYSPGPPSHPLTSKRGMSPKDFITVAQGRSVCWGRGFGGEVLKSFAIRITAPPPPAVGDDDKHHPGESGAKSSRAFSGAEKTCLCLRPAEGSRGSGGQIKALWTRFTSVLVVHLRAVERKTLPTGGLWLLEPRGSSVSASRSLGQSACAEIELLFRGNQSIRRKQKWKSRFGKTCHLPDLSGAGWGRRLGRLKRGPFSHLSAFPRTSRRENDPPHLPFPTHPGSAFSPFLHLLFPSSEKSLVPELTESVPSPLPLPRGSPPPHPPAPAIVTATTSVPLNRFLLQVNIYYRFSDRGEKNPVCKFRAAAPGAKLPSPARSLLASCSPAGLSSAPRLECQPGQLTREFWTPGFCRATRPSPAGDPRRSRRST from the exons ATGAAGCAAATCAAGATGAATTACAGCCCTggccctccctcccatcctctgACATCTAAACGGGGAATGAG TCCCAAAGACTTCATAACCGTGGCGCAAGGGAGGTCGGTGTGTTGGGGGCGGGGGTTTGGAGGGGAAGTTCTGAAGTCTTTTGCTATTCGGATcactgcccctcctccccccgcGGTGGGCGACGACGACAAACATCACCCTGGGGAATCCGGAGCGAAAAGTAGCCGCGCGTTTTCTGGGGCCGAGAAAACCTGT ctcTGCCTCCGACCTGCGGAGGGATCACGCGGCAGTGGAGGGCAGATAAAAGCCCTTTGGACGAGGTTCACCTCCGTCCTTGTTGTTCACTTGAGAGCAGTGGAGAGGAAAACGCTCCCCACGGGCGGACTTTGGCTTCTGGAGCCGCGGGGCTCTTCGGTCTCAGCCTCGCGGAGTCTCGGCCAG TCTGCTTGTGCTGAAATAGAACTCTTATTTCGAGGAAATCAATCAATCCGCAGGAAACAAAAATGGAAGTCGAGGTTTGGGAAGACTTGTCACTTGCCCGACTTGAGTGGTGCGGGCTGGGGGCGGAGACTTGGGAGACTGAAGAGAGGCCCTTTCTCCCACCTCAGCGCCTTTCCCAGGACTTCCAGAAGGGAGAATGACCCTCCTCACCTCCCTTTCCCAACCCACCCTGGCTCGGCTTTCAGTCCCTTTCTGCACCTCCTTTTCCCTTCAAGTGAGAAAAGCCTAGTTCCCGAGCTGACGGAGTCGGTTCCCTCGCCCCTCCCGCTTCCACGCgggtccccccccccccaccccccagccccagccatcGTTACTGCCACCACCTCGGTTCCACTCAATCGATTTTTGCTGCAGGTCAACATTTATTACCG ATTCTCCGACAGGGGCGAAAAAAATCCCGTCTGCAAATTCAGGGCTGCAGCTCCCGGCGCGaagctcccctccccagcccggaGCCTCCTTGCCTCGTGCAGCCCCGCCGGCCTGTCAAGCGCCCCGCGCCTGGAGTGCCAGCCTGGACAGCTGACCCGGGAGTTCTGGACCCCTGGATTCTGCAGGGCCACGCGGCCCAGCCCTGCGGGGGACCCGCGGAGGAGCCGCCGCTCCACCTGA